In the genome of Archangium primigenium, one region contains:
- a CDS encoding DUF7002 family protein, with translation MDAKAFAERFPQLFHMAEAGSWPSIQRHGLLSTSALLELFEVQGERRVALEARHRPESVALQHPRHGTAVVRDQKPMDDQGLARSLGGGLSPTDWYRLLNARVFFWVSAERLTRLLGARAYRDKRQTVLTVDTARLLARHEARVLLSPINSGATKPFPAPRGPDTFLSLARYPFAYWDQKRKRREPVVELTVEHSVPDIRELVLRVEDYEAGHPVATP, from the coding sequence ATGGACGCGAAGGCCTTCGCCGAGCGGTTCCCCCAGCTCTTCCACATGGCGGAGGCGGGCAGCTGGCCGAGCATCCAGCGCCACGGGTTGTTGAGCACCTCGGCGCTCCTGGAGCTCTTCGAGGTCCAGGGCGAGCGCCGGGTGGCCCTGGAGGCGCGGCATCGGCCCGAGTCGGTCGCGCTCCAGCACCCCCGGCACGGGACGGCGGTCGTCCGGGACCAGAAGCCCATGGATGACCAGGGGCTCGCGCGGAGCCTGGGTGGGGGTTTGTCCCCGACGGACTGGTACCGGCTGCTCAACGCCCGGGTCTTCTTCTGGGTCAGCGCCGAGCGGCTCACCCGGCTGCTCGGGGCCCGAGCGTACCGGGACAAGCGGCAGACGGTGCTGACGGTGGACACCGCGCGGCTGCTGGCGCGTCACGAGGCGCGTGTCCTGCTCTCCCCCATCAACAGTGGGGCGACCAAGCCGTTCCCCGCGCCCCGGGGGCCGGACACCTTCCTGTCCCTGGCGCGCTACCCGTTCGCCTACTGGGACCAGAAGAGAAAGCGCCGGGAGCCGGTGGTGGAGCTGACCGTGGAACATTCCGTGCCCGACATCCGGGAGCTCGTGCTGCGGGTCGAGGACTACGAGGCGGGCCACCCCGTCGCGACCCCATAG